TTTTAGCCTTAGCTGTGCAGTTAGCCACCTAGTATGATGATCCCAAGCCATTTAATTAGTTGACGAATCAGTTTTGAAGGTGACTCATTGGAGAGCCCCTCGCCAAACAAATAAGTCTGATTTTGCTTTTCTCTTTCATTTGTGTAGTCTTCCGCGACCCACTCGGTACCGGTCGGCAGCCCAGTGATTAGGGACCACTGCTGTCATGAACAAGTTGAAGTGTTGTTGTGGGTCTTTGTGTCAGCGCtaaaaatatttgctttttttcctctaGGTACTCGAGACAGTCTCGTGTTATCCAGACAACACAGAGGCCAAGGAGCTCAGAAGGATCCTAACACAGCCGCACTTCATGGTGTGGGCACGCACAGACAAACACTCGCTTGTGATCAGTCAtgaatgtcaattttttttttttttttttggtaagacCTTTTTTCCAGGTTAGAATGATTAATTATGACACAAAAACTGGATGCAAGTTGATTTGGGATTTCGTGTGCGTGCCAGGGTGCGTGAGCGCATTTACACGCTGTTGTGTCAGAAGAGTGCTGTATGCAATCCGGATGACTACCCTGGCCACACAAAGCTGCTTAACACCTGATCTGGGTTAGTGAGGTTAGACCTGCCAGGGAAAAGCTTGGCGACAGAAGTGATGGCTAGAAGTCATTCAGAGGGGCTTCTGCCTAATGTTGAGCGTATTCTTCTAATGGGTATCATGGAGGCAAGGTTGTGGACTCACCCAGAGATTGATCACAGTCTCACAAGAAATGTGGAGGGCATTTTCCATTGAAGGTAAACTAccttttctgtatttttctttGCTGCGGTGTCAAATGTAATGCCGAGCAAGTTTGTTGATTAATATCCAgtgtatgtactgtatattgGGTGTATTGAGTGTTTGCAGTCGTGTGAATTTGCAGTGTTTAAgttaaatccccccccccccccccctccccacctatATTCAGAGTTGACAAGTTTGACTAGTCACATTTTTTCCTTCTGCAGCTATCTTCAGCTATTCACTGAAAAACTCATTATAATACcctaagatgccacaagatggggATGACATGCTGGTTAAAATGAAAGTAGTATTTTCTTCATGGAATTATGACTGAGAGACTAAGTTCTATGTATTTCGGGGAAGAAGCAAGTTTAACTTGGGTTGTTACTGGAAATTATGGACAtgcttgtttttaaatttgcttTTCCCTCCAAATTGAACAATGCTACTCATATAGGTATACAGGTTTTGTCTTTACATTTCCTTTTGAGTAATTGGTTCTGCCTTTGAGCCCATGTCAGGGCATTATACACCCTTAAAAGCTTCATCCAGCATCTTCACAGGGTCTTTTGCTTTTGTTCTCAGGTTGATATGTATATTTTGGACAAGTCCCTAAATTCTCTGTCACAAATTGTGACTTATTTATTTGGACTTTTCCTTGATTTTGAGTTACTTAACATATTTTTCTGTTTGACAATGCAATGTTAATGGATCAACAAACATGACGTTTTCTTGGTTTCCTGAAAATGGTTTTGGAAACAAAAGGTTTTTGACCTAACCCTACATGAGCAATTTTATGgatgcacgcatgcatgcacgcacacacacggtatTATTGGATGTGCATGTTCAATTGGTGTTAAGTACTGTACACTATTGTGACACACTTGTGGTCGACTTCAATCCAATTAGCCCGCACTGTCTTGCAATCTCATGCACGCTGTTTGTTTTACACATACGCACATCCCAGTAAATAGCTCtcttttctttcgtttgtatccACATTGAACAATCCCAGAGTTTCTTGTAATACGGTCAGTTGCTGTGGGAAAGTCAATGTTTTGCAATTAACAACGGTGTTCCTCTGAATTATTATTCTCCGCTCCATTGTAGGGCTAGCTACTTTAATTCTCCCTCCTTGAATGTGTCAGCGAGCATGTTGGCCTCTTGGTGAGGATTGGCAGCTTGTAGATGTTAGTTAGAACACAAAGGGTCAGTGACTTGATCGGTGGCCTCAGAGGATTAGTGTAAGCCACACTCTGTAAAGGCTTCCACCAAAACACATACTGGGTGTGTATTTTAGCTTTCAATGAatgctttttgtgtttttaaggCTCTACTACAGACCCACGATGTGGTAGCCCATGAGGTCTACAGTGACGAGGCGCTTCGAGTGACCCCACCGCCCACATCCCCTTACCTGAACGGAGACTCACCAGACAGCACCAACGGAGACATGGACTTGGAGAATGTTACCAGAGTCCGCCTGGTGCAGTTTCAGAAGAACACAGATGAGGCCATGgtgcatacaaacacacacacacgaaatgaAATCATCTTATAGTTTCGTCGACCCCGCTCACTCAGTAAAACTTCTCTCAGACCAGCCATTTGTTTTTCACAGGGCATTACGCTGAAAATGAATGAGCTCAACCATTGCATCGTGGCTCGAATCATGCACGGTGGGATGATTCATCGGCAAGGTGAGTTCCCTTTTGATTTCATGCTATTTCATGTAAATGGCCTCAATTTTTGCTCCTCAACTTCAGGGACCCTGCATGTAGGCGACGAAATCCGAGAGATTAATGGCATCAGCGTTGCCAATCAAACTGTGGAACAGCTCCAAAAAATGCTTGTGAGTTGGCAACCGAGTTACATTGTGCTAGTTCAATAGGAGCCTATCACGTCACATGTGACATTTAGAGTTCCATACAAGTTTTAAACTGTTTGTTATCTACAGAGGGAAATGAGGGGAAGCATCACATTCAAGATAGTACCCAGTTACCGGTCCCAGTCCAAATCTTGTGAGGTACAGAACCAAAACCTGGTATGCTTCCAAGTCTTCGTACGTGGTTCGTGATGAACAAAAGTATAGGAAAATGTTTGTGTTGCAGAAGGAGTCGCCAGATTTGTCTCAACATTCGGCTGCTAATGGTCATGCAAGTGTCACTAGCTCCATTCTGGTGAGTTGTGCATGCACTGCAATTTCCTATTATGCTATTAATATTTACAAGGATACGTTGGTTATCCAATAGGATCTGCCAGCAACAATTCAGCCCAAAGCTCGTCAGGTGAGTTGAACAGCAAATCTTTACTTAATTGTCTTTCCCCCTTTGCTCCAAAAAGCAATTGCGAACTGCACCAAATGAGCGTAATCAAAGTCTGCATGTACATACAGCAACCATTACATTAAATTTGTTTAACTTCTTGGACTCGGGAGATTTAAGGTTAGCTTGACTCAGCTAAGCGCACTATTGCAGTGTTGACTCCATTCTGAGTTCTAGTTCACGACACGCCTTGCTGACACTTATTGGCTGCAGGGCATCTGTTGTGCCCCGCTTAGAACTCGATGGGGATTCATATTAACGGTCCATTTAAACCTCAACGTTCCAAAGATTAACTACCTGAATGCTTAAAAGTGACACACACGTACCACCGATGGCATATAGACAGACAATTCGGCTTACAGTTGGGAATCGCTTGCTGCGCacctcttgtgtgtgtgccccaCAACATATTCTACTGCATGatttgtgtgtaagtgtgtgatgCTCTCAACTCCATAGATCTCCAGACCCGCTATCCAGGACAAATTGTCCATTAAGGTAAGATGTCTACTAGAGGAAGCACGTAGAAGTAGATCCCGACTCACACAATTCTCGTCACAAATCAATGCCTTCACTCTGATTAGACGTATGTCTGATACTAGCAGTTACCATCACTAGCCAGTAACTCTCTCTTCAGTTCTCTTTGGTTCGGTTCGTGATCAGAGTGTGCTGACATTGTATTTGTAAAATGTTGCTTTAGCAGTCACTCCATTTTTATGTGGGCAGCTGAAACCAATCTATGCCTTTCATATATGATGATACAAAAACCACGTCTTTACTGTTCCACCCCCGCAGATCTATGTTCGCGCTCAGTTTGAGTATGACCCGACAAAAGATGACCTCATACCTTGTAAGGAAGCAGGCGTTGGCTTCAGGGTGGGTGACATCATTCAGATTATCTCCAAGGATGACCACAATTGGTGGCAGGGAAAGCTGGAGAACACCAAGAACGGTACAGCAGGCCTCATCCCTTCCCCAGAGCTGCAGGAGTGGTGAGTGACAAAATGACCGCTTTCCAGATTTGCTTTTATGCTGATGTGCAAGCATGGCCTCACATTTCATGTGGTGTTCACAGGCGCGTGGCATGTATAGCCATGGAGAAGACCAAGCAGGAACAGCAAGCCAGTTGCACGTGGTTTGGCAAAAAGAAGAAACAGTATAAAGACAAGTACTTGGCCAAGCACAATGCAGGTAAATGCACATGCGTTCCGGTCAAAGTGTAATCTAGTATTTTGGCGTAGTCTAGTATTTTGGCGTTGATATAGTAAACACCAGTTTACACATGTTCTAGTAGTTGTATTTGATCATATTTAAAAAGTCCGGGTCTTTATACAGTGCAGTCACTTGACTGAATTGTGTGCTAATTTATATTTGTATTCACAAGATCCTGCTGTTAAGATTCAAAATGCAACCTGAAATGTGTCCTGCCTTGCCTCTTACCTCAAAGACCTTCACCTAAGTCAGCGTTATTCTTGACTAACctgtagaccaggggtcaccaacctttttgaagttGGGAGCTACTTCAAGGGCACCGAATAATGCAAAGGGCGACCACTTTGATAATACCCTTCTGAAATAACAAAGTTGCACAGTGTacctttaattttatatttttattaatgataTTCTGTGTGAAGACTCTGAATATTAATGTTAGTGGGAAGCCTGGCATTGCATGCTCTTCACCAGTGTACTGTaaactatttttagaactggcctatggccgactgatgtggtcgctgcgggcgactgatgtggtcgccgcgggcgacctggtgcccgcgggcaccgggttggtgacccctgctgtagaCATATCTGCTTTGGATGCAACATTATTTTTCTCCTTTTATTTCAATGTGTGTTTTATTAACCCTTGCGCTCCCACCCTCTGCCCATGTTTCATGCTGTCTCATACCCAATGACTTGGCTGCATGTAAGTAACTCCAGAGTGCTGTTATCCAGTTTCTGTCTTTTCCTCctctttgtttttattcctcgtcCTCCCAAATATGTTAGACCTTGGAATGCAAATACCTATTTTTAGTCAGCCAAATACTGTCGTAAAATGATTGTCGCCATagccttttttttaatcttgggTTGGTATTCTCGGAGCCAGATTAGAAGTAATTCGTTTTTGAACAATAGATTAAGAGCAAGTGTTTGCCCTCTATTTCGACAGTGTTTGATCAACTAGATCTGGTGACTTATGAGGAAGTGGTCAAGTTGCCTTCCTTCAAGAGGAAAACACTCGTTTTGCTCGGTAAGTCTGGTTGGTGAGGTCTGCTTTCACTTATGATGATGAAGCTGTCATTTCAAAAAACACCTTTGCTTCCATTCAGGTGCACATGGAGTTGGAAGGAGGCACATCAAGAACACGCTTATCACGAAACATCCAGATCGCTTTGCTTACCCCATCCCTCGTAAGAAATAcatgtacacacgcacacacacacacacacacacaccactctCTTGCATACTGTCTAAATGTCTATCCTGACTTTTATAGTTGAAGATGAACCTTTTTCTTATGCCTCCATCAGACACGACTCGGCCTGCAAAGAAGGATGAGGAAAACGGAAAGAACTATTACTTTGTATCACATGACCAGATGATGCAGGACATCAGTAACAATGACTACCTGGAGTATGGCAGTCATGAGGATGCCATGTACGGAACCCGGCTGGAAACTATTCGGCAGATCCACGCTCAGGGCATGATCTCCATTCTGGATGTGGAGCCACAGGTGAAGTACAGCACACAGCCCAAAATGACCATCAGAATTCAATCATGACCTCAAGTCTCTCAACTTAAGGCCATTAGCACAAAACGATAAATGTTGGTAGTACATGAAAATGGTAAAAGGCAAAGCAAACTACACAGACTTGTTCAGTGTTTCTCTGTGTCTCCCTCATTTTAGGCACTAAAGATTCTCAGAACAGCTGAATTTGCTCCCTATGTCGTCTTCATCGCAGCTCCCACTATCACGCCAAGCCTGACAGAGGTACAGTGATTGGCTTTCACGTGGCTTCCCTTCACTTGTTGATGTTTGTGCGTGTTTTTGTATGCATTCAAAACCAGCTCGGTAAAAGGCAGTTTGTTCCAAAATGTCGGACAAAGCATTTTCTTGCACTCTGATCGTATCATTAACCCCTCTCATTTGGAATCAAATGTTGATCGAGATGGTCTTGATCCAATTAGAATATTTCAAATGGGGTGTGTACATGAAGCATTTTTATTCCGATCAGGATTTTAATCCGAATAAATGCGTCCATGTAAACGTAGCCAGTCTGCGGTACATTCCTCCTTCTTTGAGTCGCGACTATTCTCGTACGCACCTTTCCCCTACAGGTGTGCACAGCTCTCTCTTTCATGTACTCAGTGCATTTATCACATTCCCTCTTTGCTTTAAGtgcgtttgtctttttttttttttctttctttggcatgcctttttttccatttccaatggAGGTTCCCAAGTGGTGTCGCAAATTGCCTGTAAGTACTAAGTGCCTATGTTGTGCGCCTTTGACTCTGTGGGTTGTGTAGCGTCAAATCCCAAGAGCCCTTTTGAGTTTCTGTTTAGCCAGCGGCACACCTGTCAAGCACTGCATAGTGATGGATCGCCTTTTCCTCCTCATTACCTCATGACATGAATGTGTTTTTGCCAGGATGACTCCCTGCAGCGGCTCCAGAAAGAGTCGGAGATGCTGCAGCAGACGTACGCTCACTACTTTGACCAGACCATCATCAACAACGAGATAGACGACACCCTGCGCCTGCTGGAGGAGGCTGTGGAGCTGGCGTGTAACACCCCTCAATGGGTCCCGGTGTCCTGGGTGTACTGACATGGTGACAGCAGGAGCTCAGCTCACTGAGGCATCTCCAGCTCCTCCTGAACGGACGTGCGATGCCTGTGCAATCACTTGGAAGGCCGTGCGATCAAAATCCTGTGTTTTGTAGATGAAGCTATAATAGGACAAGAAATAACTGCGCCACCTCATGATGACTCCACTCTGGCTCTCGAAGGTCTTAACGTGTACATACCTATCTGCAATGATATCAGTGCTAAAAGATGTTAGATGAATACACTTCTGTCCTTGCATAGTTGAAGGCTGTGTGGGATGTGGTCTATATTTTGTACATTTCTTTTCGACATATTGGTGACACTGACAAGGCAATAGCACGTATGACATTAAGCAGGTGTGAATGGGCCCTCAAAGGTGCTCTACGTGGAACCGGTGTGTCTAAACCAGTTGAACTTTGAAGCACATCAGAAACTGCCACAGTGTGCACAAGTAAATCGCTGGACTCTAAACCCAACAAAAAGCACAGGAAACTTGGCAGTTTCGTTCTCCCCGCCTCTTATTTATTCCACAATTTTGTCAAAGGAGCACGTTTTGTCAACTCGCCTCTCGTACCGCCGTAGCGTGTCCTCCTCAACCTACGATGGTCTTTGTTTACATCAGAATTTGCACAAAAAGGACAATGAAGATCATATTGTCGGTGTGGTCTGATCTTCCTTGTACGCCGCACCAGATGTGATCCTGCAGGTACGTCTAGCACTCAAGTGGACAACAAAAAGATGAGGCAAAGTTCAAATGACCTGCCTTAAAGAGGCGCGGGGAAGAGGTTTGTAACATCTATGCACACCCCCAGTTTCTCTCGGGCAGACCACCAGGGCCATTTTCCCCTCCTCTTCACTACTGTTACTATTTGTGTTAAAGGAGTCATACCTGTGCTAGAAGAGAGTCGAACTTTACATAGGTTGAACATACAGTATCAAACGGAAAGATGTGTTTTGGAACTGAGCagttgtttataaaaaaaaaaaaaaagacaagtattCTTGTTTTGAGGGTGAGTAAACAAGTCAACATTTTATGTGTAAATGTTTCAATGGTGAGTATGTCATTTGCGTGAACTACAGAGAGCCAATGTTTAATAATGTTGAAAAGATGCTCAGTGTTTAACATAATGTTAACGCTTGACCAGAAGTAGCACAATGCTTTCCTGTCACATAAGTGACATCGTCATGATTATTTTTGAGAGTACAGTTGCTTTTGTGCCTCTTCGAGTGTTTCATTCTCATTTGAACTCGTGTGTAAATGACTTCTGTAAATGTCCAAAGCAGCTCTTGTGTATGacatggttcttttttttttttttttgttatttcattttgtaaagaaaaaaaaatacagtatctTGAATTGAACGTGTGAAAGCAAAGTGACTTGACTTCCTTGTGGTTTGACTGTTTTGGTCTCCATGTTGATGCAGCGAAAGAAATGACattgacattttgaaatgaGTACAGTGACATTTTGGTGTGGGTGATCAAAATTTAATTTCTTAtgccgaagggggggggggggaaaccctGCCAGGCTTCTGGGAGTATTGCACAATTTTGTGGGCGACAAATGTTGCCTGTGAAAGACATTTCATTTTACAGTTCTGGGCGTTATCTTTGGCATTTTCAGATAATTAAATGATGTTTCCCAACATGCAATTGCAACACTTGTCCACGCAAGACAACACATTATTTTTGATGAGTTGTTTCTGCAACATTTACTAGAACTGAAGAAACAAAACTATTTTATGACTCACAGAAtaacgaaaaaaaaatgtttaaaaccaCTTTGACAAAgaaattaaatgtaaaaaaacagcCACAAAATAAGTCATAAACTACGACTCCTATACACACGTGCGCACGCGCATTGGCTTGCCACCGACAACATTTCTCACAGTGGCCAGGAGAGGGCGACAACGTAGCTTATGAAGACGCTATAGTGCAGGGATGGGCAATTTAATTGCTGGAGGACGGTCCCAATTTTTCTTCGTATAATCATATAATATTGTGGAGCCACTTTCTACCACCCACGTCCTAACCAGATGTATGACATAAATGCAATACATGATCAAAATACGTGCCCTTAATTCATATTggttatgataaaaaaaaagaaatccaagcATATATAGAAAATCCACTTTGCTATCCCAACAATAAAGGGTTTAAAGCAAACAACATAACCACATAGCATGATATTCCACGTGTTTCTTAAATAGATTGTCTTTGACATGAGACTATTTGGATTAGTATGTAATAGTTTTTAAGTTATTGCACGTTTCCATACTTGGGGTGGAAAATGACCATAAGCACTTTATATGGAATTTTGAAGGTTCACCCTACAATGTAAGATTGATGTAGGGCCTACATCGATCTTTATCAACTGTGACTGCCGAGTATCCACAAATGTAATCCGAGCACTCACGCTCACTGAaggacattttattttcattaatgatCCAGGGTTCTTTCACACATGCACAACTGACTCAGACCGTGACTTCAAATGCATTTTATTAATAGCATGATCTCTCTTCATGTTCATTACAGATACATGATGGAAAATAATCCAGAAACAGGAGACCATTATCTCTCTATTGTAGTGAAAGTGCCTGCAATTATTTCTGTGCTATATATTCTttactcatcatcatcatcatcatcatcatcatcacagccATTGTCACCACAAATATTCACCGTAATATAAAAATGGGAGTTCACTTAAAACATACGTATATTGGTGCAATGGGACTTTAAAGCGCCTCCTGAACAACGACTGTGTTGTTGTGATGCCCTTGGGGGAATATTATGGCTCGATTGTCTTCATCGAAAACGTAATCTTTGTATTTTTACAATGTggaggcacgcacgcacacacacacacacacacacacacacacacgcacgcatgccgTTAATTCCAGCTTTAAAAATTTTACTCCTAAAAAGTCAGAACGGGGGCTTTCGGAAACGCTCGAATCGTAGTttaacaagtcaagtcaagtcaaacacAAGTCAAGAGTGCTTAAGTTTACACCTTACTGGCCTAATAAGTTAGTGAGCGTTTCGTTTCGTCGACAAGCCAGTAACAAGCCTTGGGAGTGAAAGAAACATTTGACGTGgtcatttccttttaatttcatatATTTTCATCTGTTTCAGCGCTTCATATTTGCCTTTAGAAAATAAACATACTCCAGGATGAATCCTCTAGAATCTCATGACTTTAACTTCAAGGTGCCTTGAAATaggcacagtaaaaaaaataaaagtatttgagttttgtttttttcgacATCTTAGCTCTATGtcccatggattttttttcattcttaaCAATTAATACTACCTTaacatttttcatcattctACGCCTTCATTTTGTGGAAACAGTTTGCGTAAGGCCCCTTGAATTCCGGTATGTCTGTTGCCTAGCGCTTAAATCTCAACCCATCAATTGACTTCCACAGATTCATTCCTAATTCTTATAGAAAGTCTTTAGTAACTATATTTTATATCCGCAAAAGGGGAACAAACATTTTGTTCCATCACCACATCCTGTAGGTGTATTATTCATTATGGCGACACCTCCTGTGCTCGAGTCTACTAGTTTCATTTACGCTCACGTTGCCACGGGTAATAAGAAAGAAAAGTTGCAGTCATAACACAAGTGCATTCCCACTTTTCCACACAGAAAACATCTACAGAGAACACACAACATCATCCTGAGTTTGGAGGCCAAAGCCCTAATGTTTGCACTACTGTAATAAGTGACATCTGTCCTGCTGGCGAAATGGAATGGTGCCCAGACAGCAGAGCAGTCATATGATGGCTTAGCCCTGGTCCGACTGGAGGAACCACATGAAGCAAATGCTTTGCGTGATGATGTGGCGTCTCCTTTCCTCCGTCTCTCCATCTCCAGTGGCATTGTTGCCTCAAGATGCTGCCACAGTGTCACAACTGTCCTTTTTAATGATGGAAATGTACATATTGTGCAAACGTCTTGGGTCTTCACTAGCTTTGTTGTTCTAATAGCCTTCTTCGAAACACTTTTCTGATGGGTATTACATGGGGCcaggaaaaaaatgtcaaattctgGTGAGAATCTGGACAGAAGTGCAGATACAACATTCTATTTTCAATGTTTGAATCAGTGTCACGATTGCCTCCAGCAATTATAAATGaatgacttttgtttggcactggCAGAAATATGTCCTCTTTTGAGAGACATCGGCTCCTAAAACAACACATGATGTGGCCCAAGACTTTTGAACAGTaataagcttctttttttttttttaatatatatataaaagacaGTGAATAACCCATCAGAGGGGGCGGACTATACCCACTGCATTACAAAACTCTGCTCTACTCTTAAAGTCCTTCTGTCACACAATTACAAAAATAGACTCTTTTCATAAAATAATACACAGTTAAACTTTTCTGCGATAGAATCATTTGTTAGGGTAAATAAGTCTGTTGTTATCTCAAAGAAAACAGCAATGTAAGGCTATAGCACCGTATTTCTCAGGTACCACTGCCATCCATTATTGGGATTGGTGACTCCTGAGTTTGTGTCCTTTACAGTGGTTGGAGGAGCTGAGACTTTGCTTCCGGAGTTCCATCCCACCAccgttaccccccccccccccccattatcgATGTGTGATGCATTTCACAAGCTtcagaaaacaaacacaaaaactcCCAAACGGTGACACAGAAtatcattaaaaaagaaatgctaCAAAGAAATACAAACACTATGTACATGACCCTGTATTTCAGCATTTTCCCAGCCATATTAACCGGTGTTGGCTTAAGTTACATGATGGTTTTTACAGGCATAGCGCAAAACacttgctcctttttttttttttttaagtgttgttCAATGTGACAAAACAATCCGTGCATCATTTGTTCTTTCCCTTTCCAGTTGGTAACTGGGACTCAAAAGCAAAAAGAGTGCCTGATTATTTTCATATTGCTGGCGTTGGGCCAAAACCTTGTCTACCTCCAATAGTCGTTTTTCAGCAAACGGCAAAAATGGCTTAACATTGCATTATCAAAGAGGGCAAATAGATGAAAATAGAGCCATAAGGCCTAATACGTACATTACCGCAATTTATTGTgaatcataattttttttttttaattgtgtgttCAATGCTGCATCCATTGCAgtctggtcatcctggaaggggaATCCTCCCATCTacggtcccttctcaaggttttgtcatttttccccagttttgtgagttttcccttgccctccttggagttaagatcaggggatgtcgagaataattgtcaattgtggccatgtgaagccctttgagacatgTTTGTGATTAAGAgctgtataaataaaattgactttACTTAATGttaggaaaaaaaactgaacaaaaaaatcagtgacacagtttttttttctattttgattttgaaaatggAAAGAACAAATGGCACACAAATCGTAAAAACCGATCCAACCCTGTCTCCTGGATTAGTATGTCCCGTGTGTCACCAGATGACGCTTGATATACTAGTCTCTCGGGGCAGAAGCGGCAGCAAGGCGTTGTTTCCGTGTCCTTCCTCTAAACTCTGTTGCCGCGGCGACTTGGACTGCGGTCGCTGTCCATTCAGGAGTGTCATGGGGATGTTGCAGTACGTATGCTGGTTTCGTCCAGACGACAGGTGTGGAAGAGTGCCCCCTGGTGGCAGCTCATAGTCATAACCGCGGTAATAATGTTTCTGTCTCATCTGGGTGTGGTACGAGTTGTGAAAGTTGGAGCGAAAGTCCGGGTGAGCCGTTGCCATGGCGGTGGAGGTGGCAGCCGCCATGGACATCGCCGATACCGCCTGGAGCTCGCCAAAGGGACCTTGCTCACTCACATCCAGTACTTGCTCGCGTGAGATGCTCAGGGGCTCAGTGCGTTTGAAGGGCATCTCGAAGATCAGCTGCTTCCAGAACTTGGAGTCTAGCTTGTTGCTGGGCGAGCCGCGCCATTTGATGACTGTCAACGTTTTAATGGTGTGTTTGAGGGCCTCTACTTCCTGGTAATTCATGATGCCACGCAGCTCAGCACACTCGATGAGAATGACCTTGATCTCGCCCGTCACCAGCATATTGCGCAGACGCGTCTCCAGCTCAAA
This region of Syngnathus typhle isolate RoL2023-S1 ecotype Sweden linkage group LG2, RoL_Styp_1.0, whole genome shotgun sequence genomic DNA includes:
- the LOC133146713 gene encoding peripheral plasma membrane protein CASK-like isoform X3, with translation MADDDVLFEDVYELCEVIGKGPFSVVRRCINRDTGQQFAVKIVDVASFTSSPGLSTEDLKREASICHMLKHAHIVELLETYSSDGMLYMVFEFMDGADLCFEIVKRADAGFVYSEAVASHYMKQILEALRYCHDNNVIHRDVKPHCVLLASKENSAPVKLGGFGVAIQLGESGLVAGGRVGTPHFMAPEVVKREPYGKPVDVWGCGVILFILLSGCLPFYGTKDRLFEAIIKGKYKMNPRQWAHISESAKDLVRRMLMLDPAERITVYEALNHPWLKERDRYAYKIHLPETVEQLRKFNARRKLKGAVLAAVSSHKFNSYYGDPPEELHDFSDDPTSSGAVSQVLDSLEEIHALTDCSEKDMDFLHSVFQDQHLHTLLDLYDKINTRSSPQIRNPPSDGVQRAKEVLETVSCYPDNTEAKELRRILTQPHFMALLQTHDVVAHEVYSDEALRVTPPPTSPYLNGDSPDSTNGDMDLENVTRVRLVQFQKNTDEAMGITLKMNELNHCIVARIMHGGMIHRQGTLHVGDEIREINGISVANQTVEQLQKMLREMRGSITFKIVPSYRSQSKSCEVQNQNLKESPDLSQHSAANGHASVTSSILDLPATIQPKARQISRPAIQDKLSIKIYVRAQFEYDPTKDDLIPCKEAGVGFRVGDIIQIISKDDHNWWQGKLENTKNGTAGLIPSPELQEWRVACIAMEKTKQEQQASCTWFGKKKKQYKDKYLAKHNAVFDQLDLVTYEEVVKLPSFKRKTLVLLGAHGVGRRHIKNTLITKHPDRFAYPIPHTTRPAKKDEENGKNYYFVSHDQMMQDISNNDYLEYGSHEDAMYGTRLETIRQIHAQGMISILDVEPQALKILRTAEFAPYVVFIAAPTITPSLTEDDSLQRLQKESEMLQQTYAHYFDQTIINNEIDDTLRLLEEAVELACNTPQWVPVSWVY
- the LOC133146713 gene encoding peripheral plasma membrane protein CASK-like isoform X6 — translated: MADDDVLFEDVYELCEVIGKGPFSVVRRCINRDTGQQFAVKIVDVASFTSSPGLSTEDLKREASICHMLKHAHIVELLETYSSDGMLYMVFEFMDGADLCFEIVKRADAGFVYSEAVASHYMKQILEALRYCHDNNVIHRDVKPHCVLLASKENSAPVKLGGFGVAIQLGESGLVAGGRVGTPHFMAPEVVKREPYGKPVDVWGCGVILFILLSGCLPFYGTKDRLFEAIIKGKYKMNPRQWAHISESAKDLVRRMLMLDPAERITVYEALNHPWLKERDRYAYKIHLPETVEQLRKFNARRKLKGAVLAAVSSHKFNSYYGDPPEELHDFSDDPTSSGLLAAERAVSQVLDSLEEIHALTDCSEKDMDFLHSVFQDQHLHTLLDLYDKINTRSSPQIRNPPSDGVQRAKEVLETVSCYPDNTEAKELRRILTQPHFMALLQTHDVVAHEVYSDEALRVTPPPTSPYLNGDSPDSTNGDMDLENVTRVRLVQFQKNTDEAMGITLKMNELNHCIVARIMHGGMIHRQGTLHVGDEIREINGISVANQTVEQLQKMLREMRGSITFKIVPSYRSQSKSCEKESPDLSQHSAANGHASVTSSILDLPATIQPKARQIYVRAQFEYDPTKDDLIPCKEAGVGFRVGDIIQIISKDDHNWWQGKLENTKNGTAGLIPSPELQEWRVACIAMEKTKQEQQASCTWFGKKKKQYKDKYLAKHNAVFDQLDLVTYEEVVKLPSFKRKTLVLLGAHGVGRRHIKNTLITKHPDRFAYPIPHTTRPAKKDEENGKNYYFVSHDQMMQDISNNDYLEYGSHEDAMYGTRLETIRQIHAQGMISILDVEPQALKILRTAEFAPYVVFIAAPTITPSLTEDDSLQRLQKESEMLQQTYAHYFDQTIINNEIDDTLRLLEEAVELACNTPQWVPVSWVY